The Besnoitia besnoiti strain Bb-Ger1 chromosome IV, whole genome shotgun sequence genome contains a region encoding:
- a CDS encoding peptidyl-prolyl cis-trans isomerase family 1 (encoded by transcript BESB_053590), whose product MFSLASSGASSKAASSPASLPLPAVSASPQASFYRGDETVTLVTSMGDIEVELYWEHAPKTCRNFFELAKSGYYDNTIFHRVAKDFCIQGGDPTGTGRGGESIFGGKFEDEIHPDLRHTGAGVVSMANCGPNTNGSQFFICLAPAPFLDGKHAIFGRVKSGMESVKKISTVQTTATDRPIYDIKILRAVTATSLD is encoded by the exons ATGTTTTCGCTTGCATCTTCGGGAGCGAGTTCCAAGGCGGCgagctcgccggcgtcgctgccgcttcccgcagtctctgcgtcgccgcaggcgtccttctaccgcggcgacgagacagTCACCCTGGTCACGTCTATGGGCGATATCGAAGTCGAACTCTACTGGGAGCACGCGCCCAAGACCTGCAGAAACTTCTTCGAGCTCGCCAAGTCGGGCTACTATGATAACACGATCTTCCACCGCGTCGCCAAAGACTTCTGCATCCAGGGTGGAGACCCCACAGGGACAGGTCGGGGCGGAGAGTCGATCTTTGGCGGGAAATTCGAGGATGAAATCCATCCAG ATCTCCGTCACACGGGCGCAGGCGTGGTGTCCATGGCGAACTGCGGACCGAACACGAACGGCTCCCAGTTTTTCATTTGcttggcgcccgcgcccttcCTTGACGGAAAGCACGCGATTTTCGGTCGAGTCAAGAGTGGCATGGAGAGCGTAAAAAAGATCTCCACCGTGCAGACCACCGCCACCGATCGCCCTATATACGATATCAAAATCTTGCGCGCGGTCACCGCGACTTCACTCGACTAG